DNA from Malus sylvestris chromosome 11, drMalSylv7.2, whole genome shotgun sequence:
TTGGCCAGTAAAAACTTCTCCATCTAGAGCTAGTCTGAAATTTGTGACGCAATTTTGAGCTCCAGATATATCATCAGGGGAAAACAACAAGAATATGGTTATTGGGTTGTGAAGAATGTTGAGGTCCCACGATAAAATTAATCGGCAATATGGAAAATAGtccaactacttataagcataTGCAAGATCCCTCTTATTATTAATGGGGAATCTCATTCTCAACACGTCTCCTCACCTATGGCGAACATGTAGCTTTTCTGTCGTTGTGGCTACGAAGGTTTGTTTTTGCTTCTCTTCCTGAGGATTGCATTGGTAAGAATGTTTTTCCAATTGCAAGCATGTTTGTCACAGGGGAAGAGGGATGCTCTTGCGCCCGCCGTCCTTTCAAGTCTTTACAGAGACTTGGCTTAAGAAGCAAGCTCTTTCTTGTGGGGAGGAGGTTGCGGTTACTGTTCCGTTTCAGTTCTTGCACTTGTGGACTTCGGAGAGGTTTCAACCGCTGATAGAGAGTCCCCCGAAAGCTCTTAAACCTCGCGACGCGAGCCTAGGGCCACCCGGTGGCACAAAGTAACTTCTAAATCAATTAATCTGCCTCTTGTGAGAACTGTTTTTATTAACAAAGCCTGAAGGGTCTCTCCAGGATCCTATGGGGATTTGATGACCATGAACgcaaacaacaaaaaaaggtGCTCTGGAagaagtaaagaaaacaaagccTGATGACTGCATGGAGAGTGCTACGTATCAAACTCAGAGAGTTGGATTATTAACGAGGGTTGCGAATCTGGAGAAACTTCTGGGGGTAAACccaaaagagaaacaaaatcCTTAGGCCACAACTCttcattattattaaatttaaacTATGACAGTCGAAACAGGGTTGTTTGATATAAATTGTTGGCAAAGACTGTTCTATAATCCAGGATCGATTTTAGATATAACAGAACTGAAATGTTTACTGATTTGCCGTTTTGATCCTCTCATTTTGATTTCACCCTTgggttgttttatttatttttaatcttgtCCAATAGAAGCTTCATTGGATCTAGAAACTTCGGTAAGGAGCTCTCACACCAGGCGGGATTAGCGTCGGATCAGGTGAGACCAAATTCAGGGGAGTCTCATGCTTTTGTGAGAAGCACCCTAGAAATGACGTGATCTGACACCCCTAAACCAAGTTTTTTTCCCTACTCAATGGCATTTGTGTCATTCGAATTGCACATATGATAGACTTCATTCATGTTTCCGACTTCAAATTCCCTATCAGCACATAAGGACATTTCATTCTAAATTATTCTAATTCACAGAGAGGGGACTCAAACTTGGTGCAAGGTGGGCGGCAAACTGGCTGGCCTAACCCACGTATGCAAAATGAAGTTGTTTTTTTACTACAAATTGCATAATCTCTTTACATCCCCAGAAAATTGCTGGGAAGATAAATGTGGATTTGGTTGGAAATTCACTGTGGGATTTTTTCCAATTAAAGGAAAGGTTAACTTTTGGTAATGGAAATAATAGGAGGTTGTTTCTCTTAACACAAATAGAAGAACAAATTAATgttgaaaaaacaaaacccattTTTGGTATGGTCAAAGAAAATAGAATGCCCGGCTGTCCCTCTATATTTAGCAAACTTGACCTTGTCTGTTTTGGCTGTCCGAACTCAATGGTTTGGATAGAGAGAGCAAGCAAAAGAAACAATGTGTGGGATCAAGCTCTTGGTTCTTGAAGGACCAGAAACTAGCCTTCTGGTTTTTCCAGAGCCGAGGGTGTTTTTGTAACGTATCAGATCGATATCCCCCATTTGTCTAACCAATTTCTCAGGCTTGTTTCGTCTGTATTTCTTGGTTTCTTGGATCGAGTCGCGTACCAAAGTTTTGAAATTCATTTGGTATGTTATGAGTGGTTTTTTCGAGGAATCCATGCAAGATTTGGTATGACAATTTGAAGGTGGTTGCGATCGGAGTAGAGTTGACAAGGCAAAAGGAAAAGATGAATTGCTTCCAATGTTGCATGTCAGAAGAGAAAATCACCAGGAAGTCGTTAAAAAAGAGTATCAAGGAATACCATGACACCAAAACTTTAGCCTCTTTTGCTAACATTTCCTTCAAAACAGGTAAATTCTTCTCTTGCCGTACATCTTCCCTAAAAATCAAATGACACCATTACATCAAAAGAcagacatacatacatataatataCATGATTACTCTCTAATAGGGAATGGATCTGCGACGAGGACTTACTTTCCAATCGTTAAATCATGTTAGGGATTATATCATGCATTCGTATATCAAAGATTTATGACGTCTTTCAACACTTTGGTCTATCAATCATGTATTCATATTCAAGAGCTGCAATTtatcagttttttttctttacatttatacatatacatacatatatttatCTTTATGTGATGTGGAAGATTTTACATGAAATATCCCCAATTTATTTGCCTTTGGTTTGATGGAGATTTGTCCCTTTGAAGGCTAAGATTGGTTTTACCGTATAAAAATCGACCTTCTCTCCTTGTTATATTTATCACAAATTGTCCAATCTTCTGAAATTGAAAGTTGGCTGCAGATCCTAATATATAATTACTAGTAATACTTGGCAGTGTGGAACAGCTAGTTCGAACTGTTGGCCTCTaagtttgagaattttaacCTGCAGACAGCAGCAGGAGGAAGTACATAGCCGAAGAGATAGCAAAGGTTGGCAAAGGAAATATTTCGGCTCAGATTTTTGCTTTCCGGGAACTTTGTGTTGCAACTAACAACTTCCATCCAGACAAATTGATAGGCGAAGGCGGTTTTGGGAGGGTTTACAAAGGGAAACTTGATGGCACAGAACAAGTACTATTTCCATCCATCTCTCGTCAATCCATCCTTTTGTTTTTCCCCTTAATAAACAATAATTTAGTTGAATCATAACCCCTCCTGTTCGCTCGTTTCAGGTTGTTGCTGTTAAGCAACTAGACAGGAATGGATTCCAAGGAAACAGAGAGTTCCTTGTAGAAGTTTTGATATTAAGTCTTCTTCACCATCCCTACCTCGTCAATTTGGTTGGGTATTGCGCGGACGGCGATCAGAGGATTTTGGTGTATGAGTACATGGCGAATGGATCCCTAGAGGACCATCTTCTTGGTAAGCACCAATTTACTTATTTGCATTTGCACTTTCCAGGCACTTAGTATACATCAGTAACATTTCTTAACACTTGTTTTCTGATCAACAACAAAACTTCGGATCTCAGATTTAGCTCCAGGAAAAAAGCCCTTGGCTTGGAATACTAGGATGAAAATTGCAGCAGGGGCAGCAAAAGGACTTGAATACTTGCACGAACAAGCGAATCCCCCTGTGATATACCGGGatttcaaagcatccaacataCTTTTGGATGAGAACTTCAATCCAAAACTCTCGGATTTTGGTCTTGCAAAGTTAGGTCCAACTGGGGGTAAGACTCATGTATCCACCAGGGTGATGGGAACCTATGGCTATTGTGCACCTGAATATGCACTCACAGGGCAGTTGACAACGAAATCCGACATTTACAGCTTTGGAGTTGTGTTTTTGGAGATAATCACAGGACGGAGAGTCATAGACAATAACAGACCAACTGAGGAGCAGAATTTAGTTACTTGGGTATGTCCATAATTTTATAACTTCTCAAGCTATTTCGGCAAAACTCTTTGAAGTCCTTCTATAATGGCCAATTTCCCTAAAATTAATAACACGATTTTTTGCAGGCACAACCATTATTTAAAGACAGAAGGAAGTTTACATTAATGGTAGATCCATTGCTAGAAGGGAAGTACCATATCAAGGGTCTTTACCAAGCTCTTGCTGTTGCAGCAATGTGTCTCCAAGAAGAGGCTGCTACACGACCGCTGATCAGTGACGTTGTAACGGCGTTAGAGTATTTAGCCGTAGATGGTGAAGCAGATGATACGAATGGTGATGGAAATGTCTGACACTACTGATGGTGTTAGTGTTGAGGGTAAGGAAGGTACAtgatgagagaatgagcctatGGATTCTAATGTTTCATGAAATCGAAATGTGATCATATCCTGTTGTGTTGTAGCTAGCTAGGCTGCTCTGTAAAATACCAACTCCGTGCCATTACCCAAAAATCACTTCTCTTATCCACTTTTGGTGTTAGCATGCTGGTGAGATTTTTGGTGATCATTCTTTGATTAGAAGTTTGAACATAAAAGAATTGGGGAAGGGTGAGGCACTTTAACTAGGCAGGCTCAAATGGCCCAAAAAGAGATCAAGCTTACCCCAATTCAAATGGGAGCGAGGTTCAAACCAGGATGCATGGGGTGGAAACATGGTTCTAAACAACTGACCTAACTCACATATGAATTTAATTCTTGTACAAACTTATGCAAAGATAGTATGATTGTTTAGTTGGTTTCAACAACTCTTTCAGTTTGTGCTAATTGTTGTACCAATGTCAAATTGCAGCCATCATTACTCTTCAATATAAAGTATAAATATttaggtgtgtttgattcataGTGTGCATGAAGGATTAAAGGAATGTAGGAGGGTGAGACACTTATCCGTATTGAGAATTTGATATGGCAATATTTGGGCTCAACCTGTGCCTGTGCCCACCCCTATGTCCAATAAACTCATGTATTTTGAtccggatttggatcctctcctgagctaatggagaggatcctcctgaccaagtgttatgggccgttggatgaaaatccaacggctacaaacaggtgggtccttttaaagttataataattatagccgttggatgaaaatccaacggcccataacacttggtcaggaggatcctctccgttAGCTCAGTAGAGGATCCAAATCATTTTGATCCTATAATTAACAATTCACTATAGTAATATAAATAcaattatttgtttaattattaTTCATATAATATTGTTAGTACTATCATAGGTGTGTGACCTCTTAAGTTTTAACTAAGACTAAGACTGGAAGTGAAATTAACTATAAGTTAATTTAATTTCACAagtcatgagtgacacctaacaaAATGTCATGACAACCTGAATTAGATAAAAGTATTCATGACTAATCATGATCCTTTTTCAAAACTTGATTGTAGTTACTATGCAATTCGGTTCTTTTTTATCAACATTATCTCGATTAAATGATATGGAATAATGTCAAATCACAAGTGAATATTTTTAATCACCATGAGGTATCTCATGTTGAGGGTTCTTCTTGGAACAATTATAATAAGGCGATAGATTTCTTGTTGCCCATTCATATGTCTCCATACTTATACATATGGACCCAAACAGTACACAAAACCTTAAGCTTAAGAACTATTTGCATACTACAACCTTTTAATGATTGGTCATAAAATAATTGAGGAAGGGTGAGGCACTTTGAATAGGTAAGCCCAAATGGCCCAAAAAGAGATCTAGGGTGCATGTGTGCATTTATTTTTGTGTAGATTGATTTAtagacaaggttctaaaagatgttatgtcacagcccgttccgaaATACTTTTATCGAAGGTGTGAAAAGACTATAATGCCCTTGGGCGTTGAGATGAGTCGTATGTGACATGATTCTAGAAGTGGACCGATATaattattttcctaagtttttggggcCAATGAGAACTAAACCTTGGTTAGTTGTGATTGGTGTGTagattggaccacacacacacatccacattactttatctctctcttccctcccgtgttctctctctatctctcggactctctctctctctctccttcttcttgtaTGGACAAACACCAAGGACCTCTCAAACCTTACTgatcgaggaagaaaatggtaccattgtgttcgtgaagcCCAGACGAGTCGATTgatacccatttcaggtaaggatacattcgaaaaccctagtttttcatAACCCCTGATTTgtgcattgtt
Protein-coding regions in this window:
- the LOC126588583 gene encoding probable serine/threonine-protein kinase PBL23, with product MNCFQCCMSEEKITRKSLKKSIKEYHDTKTLASFANISFKTDSSRRKYIAEEIAKVGKGNISAQIFAFRELCVATNNFHPDKLIGEGGFGRVYKGKLDGTEQVVAVKQLDRNGFQGNREFLVEVLILSLLHHPYLVNLVGYCADGDQRILVYEYMANGSLEDHLLDLAPGKKPLAWNTRMKIAAGAAKGLEYLHEQANPPVIYRDFKASNILLDENFNPKLSDFGLAKLGPTGGKTHVSTRVMGTYGYCAPEYALTGQLTTKSDIYSFGVVFLEIITGRRVIDNNRPTEEQNLVTWAQPLFKDRRKFTLMVDPLLEGKYHIKGLYQALAVAAMCLQEEAATRPLISDVVTALEYLAVDGEADDTNGDGNV